From Aliarcobacter butzleri, the proteins below share one genomic window:
- a CDS encoding class I SAM-dependent methyltransferase, producing the protein MTDYWNTYYKTKKKQITVPSQFAAFAIQEFGNQEDTIIIDLGCGDGRDSYFFSSHGFQTIGIDGSLEAINNCKQNFNHDLLDFFCYDIEEQSLYEKIKEIITSQNKKLVFYSRFFLHAINDNQQNILLNSLKKIKDNESLCFFEFRTNRDEFQEKTTSTHYRRYISPTKFTSDIMKIGFDVLYFTEGFGYAKYKNDDAHVARFICK; encoded by the coding sequence ATGACTGATTATTGGAATACATACTATAAGACAAAAAAGAAACAAATTACTGTACCTTCTCAATTTGCAGCTTTTGCAATACAAGAATTTGGTAATCAAGAAGATACGATAATCATTGATTTAGGTTGTGGAGATGGAAGAGATAGCTATTTTTTCAGCTCTCATGGATTTCAAACTATTGGTATAGATGGTTCTTTAGAGGCTATAAATAATTGTAAACAAAATTTCAACCATGATTTATTGGACTTCTTTTGTTATGATATTGAAGAACAATCACTTTACGAAAAAATCAAAGAAATAATAACTTCACAAAATAAAAAGCTAGTTTTTTATTCTAGATTCTTTCTACATGCTATAAACGATAATCAACAAAATATCCTTTTAAATAGCCTAAAAAAAATAAAAGACAATGAATCTCTTTGCTTTTTTGAATTTAGAACAAATAGAGATGAATTTCAAGAAAAAACAACTTCAACTCATTATAGAAGATACATATCTCCGACTAAATTCACATCTGATATAATGAAAATTGGATTTGATGTTTTATATTTTACCGAAGGATTCGGTTATGCAAAATATAAAAATGATGATGCACATGTTGCTAGATTTATTTGTAAATAA
- a CDS encoding class I SAM-dependent methyltransferase: MSIQNIQGLKFPDEYFIKFFFKYKLHTQKNLTYLELGCSNGCNLNLPYQYNNNVIGVDFNSELIKFAKENFINLKQEEEYQFYNDDMRKFCNNNKNINADVLVLPNSIYYIPKNDFIKLLKDIKVNNLIKEEIPFFIRFREIDDFRNHKGTKIEENSYILENGITGEDGAFCKFYTKQEIVDLLEKELNLRDFQTMSIKYENIQNGVKVNNSDVVIWGTIN, encoded by the coding sequence ATGAGTATCCAAAATATCCAAGGACTTAAATTTCCTGATGAATATTTCATAAAATTCTTTTTTAAATATAAACTACATACTCAAAAAAATCTTACTTACTTAGAATTAGGATGTTCTAATGGTTGCAATCTAAATTTACCTTATCAATATAACAACAATGTTATAGGAGTAGATTTTAATAGTGAACTTATTAAATTTGCCAAAGAAAATTTTATAAATCTCAAACAAGAAGAAGAATATCAATTTTATAATGATGATATGAGAAAATTCTGTAATAACAATAAAAACATAAATGCTGATGTATTAGTTCTTCCAAATTCTATTTATTATATTCCTAAAAATGATTTCATAAAACTTCTAAAAGATATTAAAGTAAATAATCTAATAAAAGAAGAGATTCCTTTTTTTATTAGATTTAGAGAAATCGATGACTTTAGAAATCATAAAGGAACAAAAATTGAAGAGAATAGTTATATCTTAGAAAATGGTATTACAGGAGAAGATGGAGCTTTTTGTAAATTTTATACTAAACAAGAAATAGTAGATTTATTAGAAAAAGAACTTAATCTAAGAGATTTTCAAACTATGTCAATAAAGTATGAAAATATCCAAAATGGTGTAAAAGTAAATAATAGTGATGTTGTTATTTGGGGAACTATAAATTAA
- the pseI gene encoding pseudaminic acid synthase, giving the protein MKIGKFDLQKDGTFIIAELSANHNGSLQTALDSIKAAKECGANAIKLQTYTADTLTLNSRNEDFMISGGTLWDGRNLYELYQEAYTPWEWHKELFDYARSLNIDIFSTPFDKTAVDFLETLNPTAYKIASFEITDYELVRYTASKQKPIIISTGIATIDEIQDVVNICKSVGNENIILLKCTSEYPAPLNEANLKTISNMKETFGVEVGFSDHTLGIVAPVVAVTLGAKVIEKHFIIDKSIGGADCGFSMDKKEFKQMVEAIKDAEKLIGVVDYSLNEKRKKQRRFARSLYINSDIKKGEVFTLENIKSVRPFYGLHPKYLNDILGKVAKKDYKFADRLEQ; this is encoded by the coding sequence TTGAAAATTGGAAAATTTGATTTACAAAAAGATGGAACATTCATCATTGCTGAACTTAGTGCAAACCATAATGGAAGTTTACAAACAGCTTTGGATTCAATTAAAGCAGCTAAAGAGTGTGGAGCAAATGCAATAAAACTTCAAACATATACAGCTGATACATTAACATTAAATAGCCGAAATGAAGACTTTATGATAAGTGGTGGAACTTTATGGGATGGAAGAAATCTTTATGAACTATATCAAGAGGCTTATACTCCTTGGGAATGGCATAAAGAACTTTTTGATTATGCAAGAAGTTTAAATATTGATATTTTTTCAACTCCATTTGATAAAACTGCTGTTGATTTTTTAGAAACACTCAATCCAACTGCATATAAAATTGCATCTTTTGAAATAACTGACTATGAATTGGTTCGATACACTGCAAGTAAACAAAAACCAATTATCATTAGTACTGGTATTGCAACTATTGATGAAATTCAAGATGTTGTTAATATCTGTAAAAGTGTTGGAAATGAAAATATTATTCTTCTAAAATGTACAAGTGAATATCCAGCACCACTAAATGAAGCAAACTTGAAAACTATTTCAAATATGAAAGAAACTTTTGGTGTTGAAGTTGGATTTTCTGATCATACATTAGGAATTGTTGCACCAGTAGTTGCAGTGACTTTAGGAGCAAAAGTTATAGAAAAGCATTTTATTATAGATAAATCTATTGGTGGAGCTGATTGTGGATTTTCTATGGATAAAAAAGAGTTTAAACAAATGGTAGAAGCTATAAAAGATGCTGAAAAATTAATTGGAGTTGTTGATTATAGTTTAAATGAGAAAAGAAAAAAACAAAGAAGATTTGCAAGAAGTTTATATATAAATTCTGATATAAAAAAAGGTGAAGTTTTTACTCTTGAAAATATAAAAAGTGTAAGACCTTTTTATGGACTTCATCCTAAATACTTAAATGATATTTTAGGAAAAGTTGCAAAAAAAGATTACAAATTTGCAGATAGATTAGAACAATGA
- a CDS encoding flagellin N-terminal helical domain-containing protein, whose amino-acid sequence MKINTNVSSLTAQEAASNTNKSITNSLEKLSTGLRVNKAADDASGLAIADKLRTQATSINQGIANGNSAVALLQITDKSMAEQSSILDTIKAKLIQANTDTTSVAGRTAIAKDITKLLQQLNNIGEQTNYNGTNLLQNARTTADASNMDNLTAARTAKGGLSFQVGEGSSDLITTKTINSNVAGLKLSALAKAVRSGAKMSAGATAGTTGVFTRTMAQSGQKAIDKAITTLNGYRGDIGSTQNQIESAIRNLSTQATNIKNAESVIRDVDYAQESANFNKLNIISQAGSYAISQANAVQQNVLKLLQ is encoded by the coding sequence ATGAAAATCAATACAAATGTATCATCTTTAACAGCTCAAGAAGCAGCTTCAAATACGAATAAATCGATAACGAACTCGTTGGAAAAACTTTCTACAGGATTGAGAGTAAATAAAGCAGCAGATGATGCTTCTGGTCTTGCGATTGCAGATAAATTAAGAACTCAAGCTACTTCGATTAATCAAGGTATTGCAAATGGTAACTCTGCAGTTGCTCTTTTGCAAATTACAGATAAATCAATGGCTGAGCAATCAAGTATTCTTGATACAATTAAAGCTAAGTTAATTCAAGCAAATACTGATACAACTTCAGTTGCAGGTAGAACGGCTATTGCAAAAGATATTACAAAATTGTTACAACAATTAAATAATATTGGTGAGCAAACTAACTATAATGGTACTAACCTTTTACAAAATGCTAGAACAACTGCTGATGCATCTAATATGGATAATCTTACTGCTGCAAGAACTGCAAAAGGTGGATTGTCTTTCCAAGTTGGTGAAGGAAGTTCCGATTTAATTACAACTAAAACTATCAACTCTAATGTTGCTGGTCTTAAATTATCTGCTCTTGCAAAAGCTGTAAGAAGTGGTGCTAAAATGTCAGCTGGTGCAACTGCTGGTACAACTGGAGTATTTACAAGAACTATGGCTCAATCTGGACAAAAAGCGATTGATAAAGCTATTACAACGCTGAATGGATATAGAGGGGATATCGGTTCTACTCAAAACCAAATTGAATCAGCTATTAGAAACTTATCTACTCAAGCAACTAATATTAAAAATGCTGAGTCAGTTATTAGAGATGTTGATTATGCACAAGAATCTGCAAACTTTAATAAATTGAATATCATTTCTCAAGCGGGATCATATGCAATTAGCCAAGCTAATGCGGTTCAACAAAACGTTCTAAAATTACTTCAATAA
- the pseF gene encoding pseudaminic acid cytidylyltransferase, translating into MTKCVAIIPARGGSKRIPKKNIKNFHGKPLIAYSIEVALKSKLFDKVVVSTDDEEIAKIAKEFGAEVPFLRPKELSDDFTGTGAVINHAINFLKEQGENIDFVCTIYATAPLLQEKYLIKAYERLKDSNAKNAFSCTSMPFPIQRTFKITSNERCEMFWPENFMKRSQDLEEAFQDAGQFYWTNLNIKSDEITFGKDSIPIILPRYLVQDIDTLEDWQRAEFMYEAIKRSEF; encoded by the coding sequence ATGACTAAATGTGTAGCCATAATTCCAGCTCGAGGTGGAAGTAAACGAATTCCTAAAAAAAATATAAAAAACTTTCATGGAAAACCGCTTATTGCTTATAGTATTGAAGTTGCATTAAAATCTAAACTTTTTGATAAAGTAGTAGTTTCAACTGATGATGAAGAAATTGCAAAAATTGCAAAAGAGTTTGGAGCAGAAGTTCCTTTTTTACGACCAAAAGAGTTAAGTGATGACTTTACAGGAACTGGTGCAGTTATAAATCATGCTATTAATTTTTTAAAAGAACAAGGAGAAAATATAGATTTTGTTTGCACTATTTATGCAACTGCTCCACTTTTACAAGAGAAATATCTAATAAAAGCCTATGAAAGACTCAAAGACTCAAATGCTAAAAATGCTTTTTCTTGTACTTCGATGCCATTTCCAATTCAAAGAACTTTTAAAATAACATCAAATGAAAGATGTGAGATGTTTTGGCCAGAAAATTTTATGAAACGTAGTCAAGACCTAGAAGAAGCTTTTCAAGATGCGGGACAATTTTACTGGACGAATTTAAATATAAAATCAGATGAAATCACATTTGGTAAAGATAGTATTCCAATAATATTACCAAGATATTTAGTTCAAGATATAGATACTTTAGAAGATTGGCAAAGAGCTGAATTTATGTATGAAGCTATTAAAAGGAGTGAATTTTGA
- a CDS encoding motility associated factor glycosyltransferase family protein yields the protein MTEAQIQLQNALTTTFLANLVFLSEYDRNLYHRVDELSRMIENGTYQEKYALEFLMENGEFDIYDIVNDKYLYNKNPKKFNDELINKVNFDEKQSIFEIQPYFAMKNPPKIDYEKRFELEELNDLNNLTLKDVQDYTSFTKEYLEKRENKKFKKIDKFIFLGTLLGRHIPKIAKKINASSYLILERNLEIFRLSLFTVDYTILAKNGAVFSIMDSVQDEEKKIYTYLDAYRIDNYLLKLSITNVNISSYIDTILNLLHTMNPMAYDYNRRIYIHTNRTTKRLQENYKFLNLRSIRNNSKLFDEKPILYIAAGPSLDENLDWIKENQNKFFIVCIGRSLRKLLDNNIRVDIVTTLDEQGFLAETQFDDETMKKMSKDTIIFAGSITNENLLKKFPKKNLYLFEVFYPLYKGNISYGGFSIGEITLEMLYSFNPKEIFIVGLDLALNQKTGATHSNEDRVRVRKLNLEKEDNRSKFEARESLIKVKGNFKKVVYTTPLFYGSIKIVEDKLKRKNKSTKVYNLAENGAKFLGIAAKKADKIDLTKYKIYDNFEISNFIDSNSFDSLDNISKEAIKKELDYIKKELNLTLKNVEKSDKVLYIGFLKEIENVILELDKNNFLNIHQIVNLYCEAYLPYLSYYFNDKKIKAEIKKVKAIKKIFLKQLKNIIEDYKTCLERVI from the coding sequence ATGACTGAAGCACAAATACAATTACAAAATGCGCTAACAACAACTTTTTTAGCAAATCTAGTTTTTCTTAGTGAGTATGATAGAAATTTATATCATAGAGTAGATGAGCTATCAAGAATGATAGAAAATGGAACTTATCAAGAAAAATATGCTCTAGAATTTCTTATGGAAAATGGTGAATTTGACATATATGATATAGTAAATGACAAATATCTATATAACAAAAATCCAAAAAAATTCAATGATGAGTTAATAAATAAAGTAAATTTTGATGAGAAACAATCTATCTTTGAAATACAGCCATATTTTGCTATGAAAAATCCACCTAAAATAGATTATGAAAAAAGATTTGAATTAGAAGAGTTAAATGATTTAAATAATCTTACACTTAAAGATGTTCAAGATTATACAAGTTTTACCAAAGAATATTTAGAAAAAAGAGAAAATAAAAAATTTAAGAAAATTGATAAATTTATATTTTTAGGAACACTATTAGGAAGACATATCCCTAAAATTGCAAAAAAAATTAATGCTAGTTCATACTTGATTTTAGAAAGAAATTTAGAAATTTTTAGACTCTCTTTATTTACTGTTGATTATACAATTCTTGCAAAAAATGGTGCTGTTTTTTCTATCATGGACAGTGTACAAGATGAAGAAAAGAAGATTTATACATACTTAGATGCATATAGAATAGATAACTATCTTTTAAAATTATCAATAACAAATGTAAATATAAGTAGTTATATAGATACAATACTAAATTTACTTCACACGATGAATCCAATGGCATATGATTATAATAGAAGAATATATATTCATACAAATAGAACAACTAAAAGACTTCAAGAAAACTATAAATTTCTAAATCTTAGAAGTATAAGAAATAACTCAAAATTATTTGATGAAAAACCAATTTTATATATAGCTGCTGGTCCATCTTTGGATGAAAATTTAGACTGGATAAAAGAAAATCAAAATAAATTCTTTATAGTATGTATAGGAAGGTCATTAAGAAAATTATTAGATAATAATATCAGAGTAGATATTGTAACAACTCTTGATGAACAAGGTTTTTTAGCAGAAACACAATTTGATGATGAAACTATGAAGAAAATGAGTAAAGATACAATAATCTTTGCAGGTTCAATAACAAATGAAAATTTATTAAAAAAATTTCCAAAAAAGAATTTATATCTTTTTGAAGTATTTTACCCTTTATACAAAGGCAATATATCTTATGGTGGATTTAGTATTGGAGAAATTACTCTTGAAATGCTTTATAGTTTTAATCCTAAAGAGATATTTATCGTAGGTTTGGATTTAGCTCTAAACCAAAAAACTGGTGCTACTCATTCAAATGAAGATAGAGTTAGAGTAAGAAAATTAAATTTAGAAAAAGAAGATAATAGAAGTAAATTTGAAGCAAGAGAAAGCCTAATAAAAGTTAAAGGAAACTTTAAAAAAGTAGTTTACACAACTCCTTTATTTTATGGTTCTATAAAAATAGTAGAAGATAAATTAAAAAGAAAAAACAAATCTACAAAAGTATATAATTTAGCAGAAAATGGTGCTAAATTCTTAGGAATAGCGGCAAAAAAAGCAGATAAAATCGATTTAACGAAATATAAAATCTATGATAACTTTGAAATATCAAACTTTATTGATTCAAACTCTTTTGACTCTTTGGATAATATTTCTAAAGAAGCTATCAAAAAAGAATTAGACTATATAAAAAAAGAGTTGAATCTTACTCTAAAAAATGTCGAAAAAAGTGATAAAGTTTTATATATAGGATTTTTAAAAGAGATTGAAAATGTTATTTTAGAACTTGATAAAAATAATTTTTTAAATATTCATCAAATAGTTAATTTATATTGTGAAGCATATCTACCTTATTTATCATACTATTTTAATGACAAAAAAATAAAAGCTGAAATAAAAAAAGTAAAAGCTATAAAAAAGATATTTTTAAAACAACTAAAAAATATAATTGAAGACTATAAGACTTGTTTAGAAAGAGTTATTTAA
- a CDS encoding LicD family protein: MKNVIIFGTGEFAKNIYNQYKNDLNIINFSDNNKDKHNTLFFEKLVVAPKDLISMDFDEIIIASSYSEEIYQQLVEDLNLDKNKIRRLYVNESKVQFYSKEKVEKSEYFMFEICKLLEENHISYYIDHGTLLGIIRDEALIPWDKDIDFAVLIEDKEKIETMLKSYLNNFIHPLCKTNNWKYKIEKEEIIVEGIKETLFIELQIFNDSIFKEDEVALDLMFRYKRDSIIYWGVCGKYLKAPINICFPTSQIVYKNHSINVPNDKIAYLSNLYGDWQKPIKNWTYDKYNNL; this comes from the coding sequence ATGAAAAATGTAATTATATTTGGTACTGGAGAGTTTGCTAAAAATATCTATAATCAGTACAAAAATGACTTAAATATTATTAACTTTTCTGACAATAATAAAGATAAACATAACACTTTATTTTTCGAAAAACTTGTTGTTGCACCAAAAGATTTAATATCTATGGACTTTGATGAAATAATCATTGCAAGTTCTTATTCTGAAGAGATATATCAACAACTTGTTGAAGATTTAAATTTGGATAAAAATAAAATAAGAAGATTATATGTAAATGAATCAAAAGTTCAATTTTACTCAAAAGAAAAAGTTGAAAAATCTGAATATTTTATGTTTGAAATTTGTAAACTATTAGAAGAAAATCATATTAGTTATTATATAGATCACGGTACATTATTAGGAATTATTAGAGATGAAGCTCTAATTCCTTGGGATAAAGATATAGATTTTGCAGTTCTTATTGAAGATAAAGAAAAAATAGAAACTATGCTAAAATCTTATTTAAATAATTTTATTCATCCTCTTTGTAAAACTAATAATTGGAAATATAAAATAGAAAAAGAAGAGATTATAGTAGAGGGAATAAAAGAAACTTTATTTATTGAATTACAAATATTTAATGATTCAATTTTTAAAGAAGATGAAGTAGCCTTAGACTTGATGTTTCGTTATAAAAGAGACTCAATAATTTATTGGGGTGTTTGTGGTAAATATTTAAAAGCTCCAATTAATATTTGTTTCCCAACAAGTCAAATTGTTTACAAAAATCATTCTATTAATGTTCCAAATGACAAAATAGCATATTTAAGTAATTTATATGGCGATTGGCAAAAACCAATCAAAAACTGGACTTACGACAAATACAACAATCTATAA
- a CDS encoding flagellin — protein MRINTNVSSLTAQEAAVNTNKNISTSLEKLSTGLRINKAADDASGLAIADKLRTQATSINQGISNGNSAVALLQITDKSMAEQSTILDTIKSKLIQANTDTTSVAGRTAIAKDITKLLQQLNNIGEQTNYNGTNLLQNARTTANASTEGNLTAARTALGGLSFQIGEGTQDLIKTKTINSNVAGLKLSALAKAVRSGGKMSAGATAGTTGVFTRTMAQSGQKAIDTAISILNGYRGDIGSTQNQVESAIRNLTTQATNIKNAESTIRDVDYAQESANYNKLNIIAQAGSYAISQANSTQQNVLRLLQ, from the coding sequence ATGAGAATTAATACAAACGTATCATCTTTAACAGCTCAAGAAGCAGCGGTAAATACAAATAAAAATATTTCTACTTCATTAGAAAAACTTTCTACTGGTTTAAGAATTAATAAAGCAGCAGATGATGCTTCTGGTCTTGCGATTGCAGATAAATTAAGAACTCAAGCTACTTCAATTAATCAAGGTATTTCAAACGGTAACTCTGCAGTTGCTCTTTTGCAAATTACAGATAAATCAATGGCTGAGCAATCAACTATTCTTGATACAATTAAATCTAAATTAATTCAAGCAAATACTGATACAACTTCAGTTGCAGGTAGAACGGCTATTGCAAAAGATATTACAAAATTGTTACAACAATTAAATAATATTGGTGAGCAAACTAACTATAATGGTACTAACCTTTTACAAAATGCTAGAACAACTGCAAATGCTTCAACAGAAGGAAACCTTACTGCTGCAAGAACTGCATTAGGTGGATTATCTTTCCAAATTGGAGAAGGTACTCAAGATTTAATCAAAACTAAAACTATCAACTCTAATGTTGCTGGTCTTAAATTATCTGCTCTTGCAAAAGCTGTAAGAAGTGGTGGTAAAATGTCAGCTGGTGCAACTGCTGGTACAACTGGGGTATTTACGAGAACTATGGCTCAATCTGGGCAAAAAGCGATTGATACAGCTATTTCAATTCTAAATGGATATAGAGGGGATATCGGTTCTACTCAAAACCAAGTTGAATCAGCTATTAGAAACTTAACAACTCAAGCAACTAATATTAAAAATGCTGAGTCTACAATTAGAGACGTTGATTACGCACAAGAATCTGCAAACTACAATAAATTAAATATTATTGCACAAGCAGGGTCATACGCAATTAGTCAAGCTAACTCTACTCAACAAAATGTTTTAAGACTACTTCAGTAG
- a CDS encoding ATP-grasp domain-containing protein, protein MDLILEAKKMFFYTIVLDGDKNCIGSKWCDEFLHIDFSNKELVLEKALEYKIDMILTSATELGNVSACYVGEAMGLNTNTYETALLTTNKLLMKETLVRSSIPTANYKIESVSNFKEPQNFPIIIKPIDSSGGRGLSFVNSKEELNQAIKKISKYSKEEKFLVEEYIQGEQYSIETISCKGHHSIIAITHEFFREVPNIIEKKHYIPASLNTNLKERISKIVENILNSFKIKFGACHIELKITSNNEIYIIELASRTGGMRTEMINLSYGINFSQLLLLSSLGVEFKNKIEPSRGVWCKFIVDTNMFEEYLEDKNKKNIIIFEPNQISNIKQDFMANNLHESLGYYYVIGEEYL, encoded by the coding sequence ATGGATTTAATCCTTGAAGCAAAAAAAATGTTTTTTTATACAATTGTTTTAGATGGAGATAAAAATTGTATAGGTTCAAAATGGTGTGATGAATTTTTACATATAGACTTCTCAAATAAAGAACTTGTATTAGAAAAAGCATTAGAATATAAAATAGACATGATTTTAACTAGTGCTACAGAACTTGGAAATGTTTCAGCTTGTTATGTTGGTGAAGCTATGGGATTAAATACAAATACCTACGAAACAGCTCTTTTAACAACAAACAAACTTTTGATGAAAGAAACTCTTGTTAGATCTTCTATACCAACAGCAAACTACAAAATAGAATCAGTTTCAAATTTTAAAGAGCCACAAAACTTTCCAATAATCATAAAACCAATAGATAGTTCAGGAGGAAGAGGTTTAAGTTTTGTTAATTCAAAAGAAGAATTAAATCAAGCTATTAAAAAGATTTCTAAATATTCAAAAGAAGAAAAATTCTTAGTTGAAGAATATATTCAAGGTGAACAGTATAGTATTGAAACTATTAGTTGCAAGGGTCACCACTCTATCATTGCAATTACACATGAATTTTTTAGAGAAGTACCAAATATTATAGAAAAAAAACATTATATTCCTGCAAGTTTAAATACTAATTTGAAAGAACGCATTTCAAAAATAGTTGAAAATATTTTGAATAGTTTTAAAATAAAATTTGGTGCTTGTCATATAGAACTAAAAATCACAAGTAATAATGAAATTTATATAATAGAATTAGCAAGTAGAACTGGTGGTATGAGAACTGAGATGATAAACTTATCTTATGGTATAAACTTTTCGCAATTATTACTACTATCTTCTTTAGGAGTAGAATTTAAAAATAAAATAGAACCTTCAAGAGGTGTTTGGTGTAAATTTATAGTTGATACAAACATGTTTGAAGAGTATTTAGAAGATAAAAATAAAAAGAATATTATAATCTTTGAACCAAACCAGATTTCTAATATAAAACAAGATTTTATGGCAAATAATCTACACGAAAGCCTTGGATATTATTATGTAATTGGAGAAGAATATTTATGA
- a CDS encoding PseG/SpsG family protein has translation MNNKKILVITEGGKTLGFGHITRTISICTIFASFGYEIEYIINGDSSIDNIMNYPYQIFDWQTEQSRLEENLKNKSLILLDSILVKDNQIKKIESFNIPIIFIDDEKQRNILNKGFVVDWTILREKENSFENRKENVKYLLGSKYIPLRKEFYKENIQNIIKENVSKIMITFGGSDVRNLTPKILEILNINFPNIKRDVIIGPGFNNLEEIKRHSNNANINLITNASTEQMIESMRTSDIAIAAGGQTLYELAHIGTPTIGILLVENAKADTMGWSKVGFLNYIGTYCDLHLEEKLITAIKSLLTQENRLKAQENAHKYISKNGGQMLVKEILESLNDNI, from the coding sequence ATGAATAACAAAAAAATTCTAGTCATTACAGAAGGAGGTAAAACTTTAGGCTTTGGGCATATTACAAGAACTATTTCCATTTGTACTATTTTTGCTTCTTTTGGATATGAAATAGAATATATAATAAATGGTGATTCTTCAATAGATAACATAATGAACTATCCTTATCAAATTTTTGATTGGCAAACTGAACAATCAAGATTAGAAGAAAATTTAAAAAATAAGTCTTTGATACTTTTAGACTCCATTTTAGTAAAAGATAATCAAATAAAAAAAATTGAATCTTTTAATATACCAATTATATTTATTGATGATGAGAAACAAAGAAACATTTTAAATAAAGGATTTGTTGTTGATTGGACAATATTGAGAGAAAAAGAAAACTCATTTGAAAATAGAAAAGAAAATGTTAAATATCTTTTAGGAAGTAAATATATACCATTAAGAAAAGAGTTTTATAAAGAAAATATCCAAAATATTATCAAAGAAAATGTATCTAAAATTATGATAACTTTTGGTGGTTCAGATGTTAGAAACTTAACACCTAAGATTTTAGAAATTTTGAATATAAACTTCCCAAATATCAAAAGAGATGTGATTATTGGTCCTGGCTTTAATAATTTAGAAGAGATAAAAAGGCACTCAAATAATGCTAATATAAATCTAATAACAAATGCATCTACAGAACAAATGATTGAGTCAATGAGAACATCTGATATAGCTATTGCAGCAGGTGGACAAACCTTATATGAGTTAGCTCACATAGGAACACCAACAATAGGAATTTTATTAGTTGAGAATGCAAAAGCAGATACCATGGGATGGTCAAAAGTAGGATTTTTAAACTATATTGGTACATATTGCGATTTACATTTAGAAGAGAAACTAATAACTGCAATTAAAAGCTTATTAACACAAGAAAATAGATTAAAAGCTCAAGAAAATGCTCATAAATATATTAGTAAAAATGGTGGTCAAATGTTAGTAAAAGAGATTTTGGAAAGCTTAAATGATAATATTTGA